A region of Reichenbachiella carrageenanivorans DNA encodes the following proteins:
- a CDS encoding acyl-CoA dehydrogenase, producing the protein MNFVLTEEQLAVRDAAREFAQTELLPGVIERDENQQFPAEQVKKMGELGFMGMMVDPKYNGGGMDTISYVLAMEEISKVDASCSVVMSVNNSLVCWGLEKFGTEEQKEKYLKRLASGEIIGAFCLSEPEAGSDATSQRTTAEDKGDYYLLNGTKNWITNGSSASVYIVMAQTDVEKKHRGINALIVEKGTEGFTVGPKENKLGIRGSDTHSLMFQDVKVPKENRIGEDGFGFSLAMQVLNGGRIGIASQALGIASGAMELAINYSKERKSFGKPICEHQGIQFKLSEMATNIEAARLLCLQAAAKKDRKEDFVKEAAMAKLFASKVAMETTVEAVQVHGGYGFVKEFHVERLMRDAKITQIYEGTSEIQKIVIAREILK; encoded by the coding sequence ATGAATTTTGTATTGACCGAAGAACAATTAGCAGTACGAGACGCTGCCAGAGAATTTGCTCAAACCGAACTTTTGCCAGGCGTAATCGAACGGGATGAAAACCAGCAGTTTCCGGCCGAGCAGGTCAAAAAAATGGGAGAGCTTGGGTTTATGGGGATGATGGTAGATCCAAAATACAATGGTGGTGGTATGGATACCATTTCTTATGTGCTGGCCATGGAAGAGATATCAAAGGTAGATGCTTCATGTTCTGTAGTGATGTCGGTCAACAATTCATTGGTGTGCTGGGGTTTGGAGAAATTTGGCACAGAGGAGCAAAAAGAAAAGTACCTCAAGCGTTTGGCTTCTGGGGAAATTATCGGAGCTTTCTGTTTGTCTGAGCCCGAGGCCGGTTCGGATGCCACTTCGCAAAGAACGACTGCAGAAGACAAGGGCGATTATTACCTGTTGAACGGAACTAAAAACTGGATTACCAACGGTAGTAGTGCGTCGGTATATATTGTAATGGCACAAACCGATGTAGAGAAAAAACACAGAGGTATCAATGCATTGATAGTAGAGAAGGGAACAGAAGGTTTTACTGTAGGACCAAAAGAAAATAAACTAGGTATCCGAGGCTCGGATACGCATTCTTTGATGTTTCAGGATGTAAAGGTTCCCAAGGAGAACCGAATAGGTGAAGATGGCTTTGGCTTTTCGCTGGCTATGCAAGTGCTCAATGGGGGTAGAATAGGTATTGCCTCCCAAGCTTTGGGTATTGCTAGTGGGGCTATGGAGTTGGCAATTAATTACTCAAAAGAACGAAAATCGTTTGGAAAGCCAATCTGCGAGCACCAAGGTATTCAGTTTAAATTGTCGGAAATGGCGACCAATATTGAAGCTGCCAGATTGCTATGCTTACAAGCTGCAGCTAAAAAAGACAGAAAAGAAGACTTTGTGAAAGAGGCTGCAATGGCTAAGCTGTTTGCTTCGAAAGTAGCCATGGAAACCACTGTAGAGGCAGTTCAAGTACATGGTGGCTACGGGTTTGTGAAGGAATTTCATGTCGAGCGATTGATGCGAGACGCGAAGATTACACAGATCTATGAAGGGACTTCAGAGATACAAAAAATTGTAATTGCTCGCGAGATATTAAAATAG
- a CDS encoding helix-turn-helix domain-containing protein: MEDYNKIIESLSVRFISAKNINILQPLTVENYYDVENVFIYVHKGEVKFGKEKEVVKENEILFVPGGKMVGLTYGSGNSMNLSNDDFINNKEKFFQTSDSYIAKPDHENITMINFEAKVFDTVNFFASLDIPAFVIKGNHNLISLVKLIVTEIYSDTPGKARVVNLETDHLVVELIRHILSKGLFVEQLATNSTYFKDPRLIDIFSFIKDNLQEDLSNKILANVANVSEDYVGQYFKMLTGINPQDYIEYQRMEMAVNMLRTTKKSIRDIGKEVGYKDTAYFCRRFKMMFGIPAGKMRRRETLMNV, from the coding sequence ATGGAGGACTATAACAAAATCATCGAGTCTTTATCGGTAAGGTTCATTTCAGCTAAGAATATTAATATTTTGCAACCGCTTACGGTTGAGAATTATTATGATGTAGAAAATGTGTTCATCTATGTGCACAAAGGCGAGGTGAAATTCGGAAAGGAAAAAGAGGTGGTCAAAGAGAATGAAATACTCTTTGTGCCAGGAGGAAAAATGGTAGGCCTTACCTATGGTAGTGGCAACTCTATGAATCTTTCTAATGATGATTTTATCAATAATAAAGAAAAGTTTTTTCAGACGAGCGATTCGTATATTGCCAAGCCAGATCATGAGAATATCACCATGATCAATTTTGAGGCAAAAGTTTTTGATACCGTCAATTTCTTTGCGTCTTTAGATATTCCTGCTTTTGTAATTAAGGGTAATCACAACTTGATCTCTTTGGTCAAATTGATTGTCACGGAGATTTATTCTGATACGCCAGGTAAGGCTAGAGTGGTGAATCTAGAAACAGACCATCTTGTAGTAGAACTGATTAGGCATATACTGAGTAAGGGTTTGTTTGTTGAGCAATTGGCTACAAACTCTACTTATTTTAAAGATCCACGTCTCATAGATATTTTTTCCTTTATCAAGGACAACTTGCAAGAAGATCTTTCTAATAAAATATTGGCTAATGTGGCCAATGTCTCTGAGGATTATGTAGGACAGTATTTTAAAATGCTTACGGGCATTAATCCACAGGATTATATCGAGTATCAGCGAATGGAGATGGCTGTAAATATGCTACGAACGACAAAGAAAAGCATTCGAGATATAGGTAAAGAAGTAGGATACAAAGACACCGCGTACTTTTGTAGAAGATTCAAAATGATGTTTGGTATACCTGCTGGTAAAATGAGACGAAGAGAGACGTTAATGAACGTCTAG
- a CDS encoding phosphoglycerol geranylgeranyltransferase, with translation MNKLLNQLQDKKARNEKALAVLIDPDKSTDIGGLIRLVNLCVENKVDYLLVGGSLITNDNFSKVISIIKSNSNIPVVIFPGNHIQIDSNADAIFLLSLISGRNADFLIGQHVLAAPILKKSKLEVIPMGYMLVNSGAPTSASYMSNTVPLPSDKPTIAACTAMAGEMLGLQTIYLDAGSGADEPIPQKVISTVARSIEVPLVVGGGLNSLSRVNLALEAGADMVVIGNALEKEESLLIQVSERIHVINEKLDVH, from the coding sequence ATGAACAAGCTGCTGAATCAACTACAAGATAAAAAAGCCCGCAACGAGAAAGCACTGGCCGTACTGATCGATCCCGACAAGTCCACGGACATTGGCGGACTCATTCGGCTTGTCAATCTTTGTGTAGAGAATAAAGTAGACTATCTCTTGGTTGGAGGAAGCCTAATCACAAACGACAACTTTTCAAAAGTAATCTCGATCATCAAATCGAATAGCAATATCCCTGTGGTTATTTTTCCTGGCAATCACATCCAGATAGACTCTAATGCCGACGCAATATTTTTGCTTTCACTCATTTCAGGAAGAAATGCAGACTTTCTCATCGGACAGCATGTACTAGCGGCACCCATATTGAAAAAAAGCAAACTAGAAGTTATCCCTATGGGGTATATGCTAGTAAACTCTGGCGCACCTACCTCTGCCAGCTACATGAGCAATACCGTACCACTGCCCTCGGACAAACCTACAATCGCAGCCTGTACAGCCATGGCGGGCGAAATGCTAGGGCTACAAACCATCTATCTAGATGCAGGAAGCGGTGCCGACGAACCTATTCCACAAAAAGTAATATCTACAGTGGCTCGCTCTATAGAGGTCCCCTTGGTAGTAGGGGGAGGGCTTAATTCACTAAGTAGAGTCAACCTAGCCTTAGAAGCTGGAGCAGACATGGTGGTGATTGGCAATGCGCTTGAAAAAGAGGAGAGTTTGTTGATTCAGGTATCTGAACGCATACATGTAATCAATGAGAAGCTAGACGTTCATTAA
- a CDS encoding phage holin family protein: MNISKLKETFTEYLRVKFELFKLDLTEHLSNLLAQMIAYLVILVISGLMVTFLSIALANFLNSYFPGDSVGYLIVSGLYLLLLLLVFYFLKSGKLKVFFETKLMENITKEPSNKDEQ, from the coding sequence TTGAACATAAGTAAACTAAAAGAGACCTTTACAGAATACCTTCGAGTCAAATTTGAATTGTTCAAATTGGATCTGACCGAGCACCTTTCTAATCTGCTAGCTCAAATGATCGCTTACTTGGTCATCTTGGTTATTTCGGGTCTGATGGTTACCTTTCTGAGTATTGCTTTGGCCAATTTTTTAAACTCATATTTCCCTGGTGATTCCGTAGGCTATTTGATCGTATCAGGGCTTTATTTGCTGCTTTTGCTATTGGTTTTTTACTTTTTAAAATCAGGAAAACTCAAAGTATTCTTCGAGACCAAATTGATGGAAAACATCACCAAAGAACCTTCGAACAAGGATGAGCAATAA